One part of the Thermococcus litoralis DSM 5473 genome encodes these proteins:
- a CDS encoding ABC transporter ATP-binding protein encodes MVRLRLEDIEFKQAGFRLDIPSLEAKPGEFLTLLGPSGCGKTTTLRIIAGFEKPDKGKIYFNDTVMNDVPPYERNIGIVFQDYALFPHMTVYDNISFGLKLRKLSKEEIKRRVSWALELVGLKGFEDRYPEQLSGGQQQRVALARALVIEPQLLLLDEPLSNLDAKIRERLRGEIKRIQKELGITTIYVTHDQEESMAISDRIAVMSVGKIEQIGNPLDLYYNPKNEFVARFLGLSNILEVNAEEGKAYVGNLCFEVKTEGRVKIFFRPESVYIEEGDMGEIVDYELLPGRIRLKIDVEGKIIIAERFLDEIPFSIEKIPKKVGIKVKSFSILSSSP; translated from the coding sequence ATGGTGAGGTTAAGACTTGAGGACATAGAGTTTAAGCAGGCGGGTTTCAGGCTTGATATTCCTTCCCTAGAGGCAAAACCGGGAGAGTTTTTAACCTTGCTCGGCCCGAGTGGCTGTGGAAAGACAACAACACTTAGAATAATAGCTGGTTTTGAGAAGCCGGACAAAGGGAAGATATACTTTAATGATACCGTTATGAACGATGTTCCTCCATATGAAAGGAACATAGGCATTGTCTTTCAGGATTATGCTCTCTTTCCGCATATGACGGTTTATGACAACATCTCCTTCGGTTTAAAGCTCAGAAAGCTCTCTAAGGAAGAGATTAAAAGACGAGTCTCATGGGCTCTTGAGCTTGTGGGTTTGAAGGGATTTGAAGACCGTTACCCCGAGCAGCTGAGCGGCGGTCAGCAGCAGAGAGTTGCACTGGCAAGGGCTTTGGTGATAGAACCCCAGCTTTTGCTTTTAGATGAACCCCTTTCCAATCTCGATGCAAAAATAAGAGAAAGGCTTAGGGGAGAAATAAAAAGAATCCAAAAAGAGCTTGGAATAACTACAATCTACGTAACGCATGATCAGGAGGAATCTATGGCAATAAGTGATAGGATAGCCGTTATGAGCGTTGGAAAGATAGAGCAGATTGGGAATCCATTGGATCTCTACTACAACCCAAAAAATGAGTTTGTAGCCAGGTTTTTAGGTCTTTCTAACATTTTAGAGGTTAACGCAGAAGAGGGAAAAGCATATGTTGGGAACCTTTGCTTTGAAGTTAAAACGGAAGGGAGAGTAAAGATATTCTTCAGGCCGGAGAGCGTTTATATCGAAGAGGGAGACATGGGAGAAATAGTGGACTACGAACTGCTCCCGGGTAGAATACGGCTCAAGATTGATGTGGAGGGCAAGATTATAATCGCAGAAAGATTCTTGGATGAGATCCCCTTTTCAATTGAAAAGATACCAAAAAAAGTTGGAATAAAAGTAAAAAGCTTTTCAATACTTAGCTCATCCCCTTGA
- a CDS encoding ABC transporter permease: MKWRNFIVFLPLVFLFMFFYFPLMSILKEGLWDNGITLKYILQVISNSYHRRVVFFTFWQALASTLLTLLLGLPGAYIFAKYDFPGKGILKALLTVPFVMPSIMVALGFILLFGRSGVIAQLIGRDPGILYSWKAIILAHAFYNFPVVVRMVSSLWQRINPHYEEAALSLGARGFTLFRKVTLPMLMPAIFASSMLTFVFCFLSFSIPLILGGYQYATIEVDIFTAIMTLLDFKTGAVLAIIQISLSFVFMYLYLKSLDLYAKAEEQRVFRKPVSLTLRELLSIKGALIAVYSSVVFLFILSPLIAVVYHSFTYGGRFTLEWYRRVFSPEYNPIFGANSITAIRNSLFFGFSTVIFSVLLALSIAYIMYRWEFGGKNIFDALVMLPLASSAITLGLGYIRAFHKPPLNLLGTWYLIVFAHTIIAYPFVLRAISTVLKKIKPSLKEAAMSLGANELKAFLKVELPLAFGGIVVGAIFAFAMSIAELGATYMIYKPEYTTITIAIYRFLGSRQFGPASAMSVILMLVSTITFILIERTGEEVW, translated from the coding sequence ATGAAGTGGAGAAACTTCATAGTTTTCCTACCTCTTGTTTTCCTCTTCATGTTCTTTTATTTCCCTCTAATGAGCATATTAAAGGAGGGTTTGTGGGATAACGGGATTACGCTGAAGTATATTCTCCAGGTAATCTCAAACAGCTATCACAGAAGGGTTGTATTTTTCACTTTTTGGCAGGCACTTGCCTCTACACTCTTAACACTGTTGTTGGGGTTACCTGGGGCGTATATCTTTGCAAAATATGACTTCCCAGGCAAGGGAATTTTAAAAGCCCTTCTAACGGTTCCCTTTGTAATGCCTAGCATCATGGTTGCCTTGGGCTTTATACTCCTATTTGGGCGATCTGGAGTAATTGCACAGCTGATTGGAAGGGATCCAGGAATTCTCTACTCATGGAAGGCAATAATTTTGGCTCACGCATTCTACAATTTTCCCGTGGTCGTGAGGATGGTTTCCTCGCTTTGGCAACGTATAAACCCCCACTACGAAGAAGCTGCTCTAAGTTTGGGGGCAAGAGGATTTACCCTCTTTAGAAAAGTCACATTGCCGATGCTCATGCCGGCGATATTTGCTTCTTCAATGCTGACCTTTGTCTTCTGCTTTTTGAGCTTTTCAATTCCTCTGATCCTCGGAGGGTATCAGTATGCGACCATAGAAGTTGATATCTTCACGGCGATAATGACCCTTTTAGACTTCAAAACGGGAGCAGTTTTGGCCATAATCCAAATTTCGCTGAGTTTTGTTTTTATGTACCTCTACCTAAAAAGCCTTGATCTTTACGCAAAAGCGGAGGAGCAGAGAGTATTTAGAAAGCCAGTGTCCCTGACCCTGAGAGAACTTTTGAGCATAAAAGGGGCATTAATAGCTGTCTATTCCAGCGTAGTGTTCCTTTTTATTTTATCTCCCCTAATAGCTGTTGTTTACCACTCGTTTACTTATGGGGGCAGGTTTACACTTGAGTGGTACAGAAGGGTTTTCTCTCCGGAGTACAACCCTATATTCGGCGCAAACAGCATAACGGCAATTAGAAATTCCCTTTTCTTTGGGTTCTCTACGGTGATCTTTTCGGTACTTTTGGCCTTGAGCATTGCTTACATAATGTACAGATGGGAATTTGGGGGCAAAAACATCTTTGATGCTCTTGTGATGCTGCCTTTGGCTTCTTCTGCAATAACCCTTGGCTTAGGATACATAAGGGCTTTCCACAAACCTCCTCTGAACCTTTTAGGCACCTGGTATCTGATAGTCTTTGCACACACGATTATTGCCTACCCCTTTGTTCTAAGAGCAATCTCCACGGTGCTGAAGAAGATAAAGCCCAGCCTAAAGGAAGCCGCCATGAGCTTGGGAGCCAACGAACTCAAAGCATTCTTGAAAGTTGAGCTTCCCCTCGCTTTTGGGGGCATAGTAGTGGGAGCGATATTTGCTTTTGCGATGAGCATAGCCGAGCTTGGAGCTACCTACATGATATATAAGCCCGAGTACACGACGATAACAATTGCAATATACCGCTTTTTAGGCTCGCGGCAGTTCGGCCCGGCATCGGCAATGTCCGTTATTTTAATGCTGGTCAGCACAATAACCTTTATTCTAATTGAGAGAACGGGTGAGGAGGTATGGTGA
- a CDS encoding glycoside hydrolase family 130 protein, producing the protein MKSEIFEKIIKIEGNKIDIKPPKKIPQPILSPSREGFDSRNTYNPAVIKEKDRIVMLYRAESKEDKLTGRIGLAISYDGINFFRHPEPIIEPEYKWESVGVEDPRIVKVGKTYYMTYTGYDGKTARLCLATSKNMLTWKKHGPIFEGFEYKKNNIKGWTKSGAILPKKLEKGNFKGNYLMYFGDSNIWMAVSKDLVNWEYMKEPVLSPREGYFDNVLVEPGPPLFETSYGIALIYNSAGRYGDKLKYKVGVVIFDKEYPDKVVARTETPLMVPEYEWELYGHVNNVVFVEGMVEHENKILLYYGGADRHIGLAYWTTDL; encoded by the coding sequence TTGAAGAGCGAGATATTTGAAAAGATTATCAAAATAGAAGGGAACAAAATTGACATAAAGCCTCCAAAAAAGATTCCTCAGCCTATTTTGTCTCCCTCTAGAGAAGGTTTTGATTCAAGAAACACTTACAATCCTGCGGTTATTAAAGAGAAGGACAGGATAGTAATGCTTTACAGAGCAGAATCCAAAGAAGATAAGCTGACGGGCAGGATTGGGCTTGCAATAAGTTACGATGGCATTAACTTTTTTAGACATCCAGAACCAATAATTGAACCCGAATACAAGTGGGAAAGTGTTGGTGTTGAAGATCCAAGGATAGTGAAGGTTGGTAAGACGTACTATATGACTTACACCGGTTACGATGGTAAAACAGCGAGGTTGTGTCTGGCGACCTCAAAGAATATGCTAACATGGAAGAAACACGGGCCAATTTTTGAAGGTTTTGAGTACAAAAAGAACAACATCAAAGGTTGGACAAAAAGCGGCGCAATCTTGCCAAAAAAGCTTGAAAAAGGCAATTTTAAGGGAAACTACTTGATGTATTTTGGCGATTCAAATATCTGGATGGCAGTTTCAAAGGACTTGGTCAACTGGGAGTACATGAAAGAGCCTGTGCTATCTCCAAGAGAAGGATACTTCGATAACGTTCTGGTTGAACCTGGCCCACCTTTGTTTGAGACTAGCTATGGAATAGCTTTGATTTACAATAGCGCTGGCAGATATGGAGATAAGTTAAAGTACAAAGTGGGAGTTGTAATTTTCGATAAAGAATACCCAGATAAGGTTGTTGCAAGGACTGAAACCCCACTAATGGTTCCGGAGTATGAATGGGAGCTTTATGGCCACGTTAATAATGTCGTCTTTGTTGAAGGCATGGTGGAACACGAGAACAAGATTTTGCTGTATTACGGTGGAGCTGATAGGCATATTGGTTTAGCCTACTGGACAACAGACTTATAA
- a CDS encoding amylo-alpha-1,6-glucosidase, whose amino-acid sequence MSVILSYNGAFAVTRQNGDMKDGYDGFYIFDTRFLKGVKLKLDKNSVLIGSSQDGPRKAYSHFSIEDEVVLLRKREIKDNWAYREELQFYNTSKRKVHLRVEYSFKVPIEDIFEVRKFGGQKIRRRIKSSLGDENEYSYTGKDKIKRNLKIKTNMRTEKGLAFAEITLEPLEKETLYLEFIPKISKEGLEIFLTEKPLLLPNVVSTNLTWLDRVFERAIEDLTALTAYTNYGMVPFAGIPYYACPFGRDSIITSWFLLPYYPQYAEGTLKFFAKIQGKKFNPLNEEEPGKIPHEFRFGELSHSRKMPFAPYYGTVDATPLYVILAAEYLRWTGDRELIERLKPNLTAAVEWILRRLDEGGGYIRYKGGLLANQGWKDSKEGIPTEEGTPTKPPVALVEVQGYAYKALMDAASLGLTSLDPKMLKKEAEELKKRFNKDFWCDGFYALALDGDNVPSKVVSSNMGHLLFTGIAEHQEKIAERLFEEDMFSGWGIRTLSSKEKAYNPFSYHNGSIWPHDNAVIAIGLASIGEKEKARMLAEAIFKTAKFLPNSQLPELFSGLESEYPLLCPRANAPQAWSAASVFALLTALLGLKAEKELTVSPLLPKNFKVSALVRFRRKAYLIESQEKEVVRFEERDI is encoded by the coding sequence ATGTCAGTTATTCTCTCTTATAACGGGGCTTTTGCCGTTACGAGACAAAATGGAGATATGAAAGATGGCTATGATGGTTTTTATATCTTTGACACTCGCTTTCTAAAGGGAGTGAAGCTCAAGTTAGATAAGAACAGCGTGCTCATAGGAAGCTCTCAGGATGGCCCGAGAAAGGCATATTCTCATTTTTCCATAGAAGATGAAGTAGTTCTGTTGAGAAAGCGAGAAATAAAGGACAACTGGGCATATAGAGAAGAACTTCAGTTCTACAATACCTCAAAGAGGAAGGTGCACCTTAGAGTGGAGTACTCCTTTAAAGTTCCAATAGAAGATATTTTTGAAGTTAGAAAATTCGGAGGACAAAAAATTAGACGCAGGATCAAGAGCTCTCTTGGAGACGAAAATGAGTATTCCTATACTGGAAAAGATAAAATCAAAAGAAATCTGAAGATCAAAACAAACATGAGAACTGAAAAAGGACTGGCATTTGCAGAGATTACTCTAGAACCCCTTGAGAAAGAGACTCTCTACCTTGAATTCATTCCCAAGATTTCGAAGGAAGGACTTGAAATATTTTTGACAGAAAAGCCTCTTTTGCTTCCAAATGTTGTCTCAACGAACTTAACATGGCTTGATAGAGTTTTTGAGCGGGCTATTGAGGATCTAACTGCCTTGACAGCGTACACCAACTATGGAATGGTTCCATTTGCTGGTATTCCGTATTATGCATGTCCTTTTGGAAGAGACAGCATTATCACATCGTGGTTTCTGCTTCCATATTATCCCCAGTATGCCGAAGGCACTTTAAAATTCTTTGCCAAGATTCAGGGAAAGAAGTTTAATCCACTTAATGAAGAAGAGCCCGGCAAGATTCCCCACGAGTTTAGGTTTGGTGAGTTGTCTCATTCGAGAAAAATGCCTTTTGCTCCTTATTACGGAACCGTAGATGCAACCCCTCTCTACGTTATTTTAGCCGCTGAATACCTTCGGTGGACTGGTGATAGGGAGCTAATAGAAAGGCTCAAACCAAATCTGACTGCTGCGGTGGAATGGATTTTGAGGAGACTTGATGAAGGTGGGGGATACATAAGGTATAAGGGAGGACTCTTGGCTAATCAAGGATGGAAGGACTCGAAGGAAGGCATTCCAACTGAGGAGGGCACCCCTACTAAACCACCTGTTGCCTTGGTAGAAGTGCAGGGATATGCCTATAAGGCACTTATGGATGCAGCTTCACTTGGTCTGACTTCACTGGATCCAAAAATGCTCAAAAAGGAAGCAGAAGAACTAAAGAAGAGATTTAACAAGGATTTCTGGTGCGATGGCTTCTATGCTCTTGCTCTAGATGGAGACAACGTTCCATCTAAGGTGGTCTCTTCCAACATGGGGCATCTCTTATTTACCGGAATAGCTGAGCATCAAGAAAAAATAGCTGAAAGGTTATTTGAGGAGGACATGTTCTCTGGATGGGGAATTAGAACACTCAGCTCAAAGGAAAAGGCCTATAACCCATTTAGCTATCACAATGGTAGCATATGGCCTCACGACAATGCAGTAATTGCCATTGGACTTGCATCAATTGGAGAAAAGGAAAAGGCAAGAATGCTTGCAGAGGCGATATTCAAAACTGCAAAGTTCCTTCCCAATTCTCAGCTTCCAGAACTCTTCAGTGGTCTTGAGAGTGAATATCCACTATTATGCCCTAGGGCAAATGCCCCACAGGCGTGGAGTGCTGCGAGTGTATTTGCACTTCTCACAGCTCTGTTAGGTCTTAAAGCTGAAAAAGAACTAACTGTTTCCCCCTTATTGCCCAAAAACTTTAAGGTTTCAGCGTTGGTTAGGTTTAGAAGGAAGGCATACTTGATTGAATCTCAAGAGAAGGAGGTTGTTAGATTTGAAGAGCGAGATATTTGA
- a CDS encoding L-fucose/L-arabinose isomerase family protein, translating to MLAVITFTDPRKTALSVEREKALLEKHKNLIKELKSSNLEVFDVNEALGKYEALERGENFGVDDKEEVLKASRLIGSRDISGIILGLWHWTESNLVTLLAKETNKPLLLYADDDPAWAGSTCITSVGASLWESSVNYHALHHVRLKGDVEKVKAWARAAEAVSKLSKKSLLLWGAPYTLGMEHLMDDLPRLKRFIGDFLILDQYTIIKRADSMISDEKERIRVEEFFDWLNEKAKVNYDNKMLTPEVLRRQIAIYLAAKDIWKEYEQETVAVSIKCQPELSEIYGVTACLIPALFPFNADAKGEKPVVPATCEGDVKGTISSALLFYLSGKPPLFGDIKYVDDELVLIANCGASSLYYAKLSENPEENLKETTIQGQCQGKSGGALTYRTPPTKLTVARLIRKGGEYYLLYFLAEGVEITEEIESKLKWGKQWPHTAIRNPLDKEKFLNIMGANHLSAVPGDFTEEIEFVARMWGIKAVNLRKKEEVENFLTSL from the coding sequence GTGCTAGCCGTTATAACTTTCACAGATCCAAGGAAAACTGCCCTTTCAGTAGAGAGGGAAAAAGCCCTGTTGGAAAAACATAAAAACCTTATAAAGGAACTGAAGTCCTCTAACCTCGAAGTTTTTGACGTTAATGAGGCTCTTGGGAAATATGAAGCCCTCGAAAGGGGAGAAAACTTTGGAGTTGATGATAAAGAGGAAGTCCTTAAAGCTTCCAGATTGATAGGCTCCAGAGATATAAGTGGAATTATCTTGGGCCTGTGGCACTGGACGGAGAGCAATCTTGTAACGTTGCTGGCAAAGGAAACCAACAAACCTCTGCTTCTCTATGCCGACGATGATCCAGCTTGGGCTGGGAGTACATGTATAACCTCTGTTGGAGCTTCCCTATGGGAAAGCTCCGTAAACTATCATGCCCTACACCATGTAAGGCTTAAGGGAGATGTAGAGAAAGTAAAAGCATGGGCAAGGGCTGCAGAGGCTGTATCGAAGCTATCCAAAAAATCCTTACTTCTCTGGGGAGCTCCTTATACACTTGGAATGGAGCATTTAATGGACGACCTTCCAAGATTAAAAAGGTTTATAGGGGACTTCTTGATCCTCGATCAGTACACAATAATCAAGAGAGCAGATTCAATGATTAGTGATGAAAAAGAGCGTATTCGTGTTGAGGAGTTCTTTGACTGGCTGAATGAGAAGGCAAAGGTTAATTATGACAATAAAATGCTAACTCCGGAGGTTTTAAGGAGACAGATAGCCATATACCTCGCCGCAAAGGATATCTGGAAGGAATATGAACAAGAAACGGTAGCTGTTTCGATTAAATGCCAGCCGGAGCTTAGTGAGATATATGGAGTGACCGCATGTCTAATCCCAGCTCTCTTCCCGTTTAATGCCGATGCAAAAGGAGAAAAACCTGTTGTGCCAGCTACATGTGAAGGAGACGTGAAAGGGACTATAAGCTCTGCTTTACTCTTTTATTTGAGTGGAAAACCCCCGCTTTTTGGTGACATAAAGTACGTTGACGATGAGCTTGTACTGATAGCAAACTGCGGTGCCTCATCCCTTTACTATGCAAAGCTCAGCGAAAACCCCGAAGAAAACCTCAAGGAAACAACCATACAAGGCCAATGCCAAGGAAAAAGCGGAGGAGCATTAACATATAGAACTCCACCAACTAAGCTCACCGTTGCAAGGCTTATAAGAAAAGGAGGAGAGTACTACCTCCTATACTTCCTTGCAGAGGGGGTTGAGATCACTGAAGAAATCGAATCCAAGCTAAAATGGGGCAAACAATGGCCTCATACAGCAATAAGGAATCCCCTCGACAAGGAGAAGTTCCTAAATATAATGGGGGCAAATCATCTCTCAGCAGTTCCTGGAGATTTCACGGAGGAAATTGAGTTCGTAGCAAGAATGTGGGGTATCAAAGCGGTAAATCTGAGAAAGAAGGAAGAAGTTGAGAATTTTTTGACTTCTCTTTAA
- a CDS encoding ABC transporter ATP-binding protein, whose translation MAGVRLVDVWKVFGEVTAVRELSLEVKDGEFMILLGPSGCGXTTTLRMIAGLEEPSRGQIYIGDRLVADPEKGIFVPPKDRDIAMVFQSYALYPHMTVYDNIAFPLKLRKVPRQEIDQRVREVAELLGLTELLNRKPRELSGGQRQRVALGRAIVRKPQVFLMDEPLSNLDAKLRVRMRAELKKLQRQLGVTTIYVTHDQVEAMTMGDRIAVMNRGVLQQVGSPDEVYDKPANTFVAGFIGSPPMNFLDAIVTEDGFVDFGEFRLKLLPDQFEVLGELGYVGREVIFGIRPEDLYDAMFAQVRVPGENLVRAVVEIVENLGSERIVHLRVGGVTFVGSFRSESRVREGVEVDVVFDMKKIHIFDKTTGKAIF comes from the coding sequence ATGGCTGGTGTTAGGCTTGTAGATGTTTGGAAGGTGTTTGGGGAGGTTACTGCTGTTAGGGAGTTGAGTTTGGAGGTTAAGGATGGGGAGTTTATGATTCTTTTGGGCCCGAGTGGTTGTGGGAANACAACAACGCTCAGGATGATTGCTGGGCTGGAGGAGCCGAGTAGGGGGCAGATTTACATTGGTGATAGGCTGGTTGCTGACCCGGAGAAGGGAATTTTCGTCCCGCCGAAGGATAGGGATATTGCGATGGTTTTTCAGAGTTATGCGTTGTACCCGCATATGACTGTTTATGATAATATTGCTTTTCCGTTGAAGCTCAGGAAGGTTCCGAGGCAGGAGATTGACCAGCGTGTTAGGGAGGTTGCTGAGCTCCTCGGTTTGACGGAGCTTTTGAATAGGAAGCCGAGGGAATTAAGCGGTGGGCAGAGGCAGCGTGTTGCGTTGGGTAGGGCGATTGTTAGGAAGCCGCAGGTGTTTTTGATGGATGAGCCTTTGAGTAATTTGGATGCTAAGTTGAGGGTTAGGATGCGTGCTGAACTGAAGAAGTTGCAGAGGCAGCTTGGTGTGACGACGATTTACGTAACCCACGATCAGGTTGAGGCTATGACGATGGGTGATAGGATTGCTGTGATGAATCGGGGTGTTTTGCAACAAGTGGGTTCGCCGGATGAGGTTTATGATAAGCCTGCGAATACTTTTGTGGCTGGTTTTATTGGAAGCCCGCCGATGAATTTTCTTGATGCTATTGTTACTGAGGATGGGTTTGTGGATTTTGGGGAGTTTAGGTTGAAGCTTCTTCCGGATCAGTTTGAGGTTTTGGGGGAGTTGGGTTATGTTGGTAGGGAGGTAATCTTTGGTATTCGTCCGGAGGATTTGTATGATGCGATGTTTGCTCAGGTGAGGGTTCCTGGGGAGAATTTGGTTAGGGCTGTGGTTGAGATTGTGGAGAATTTGGGTAGTGAGAGGATTGTGCATTTGCGTGTTGGTGGTGTGACTTTTGTCGGCTCCTTTAGGTCGGAGTCTAGGGTTAGGGAGGGTGTGGAGGTTGATGTTGTGTTTGATATGAAGAAGATTCACATCTTCGACAAAACCACAGGAAAAGCAATATTCTAG
- the trmB gene encoding HTH-type sugar-sensing transcriptional regulator TrmB, with product MEIPPEISHALSEIGFTKYEILTYWTLLVYGPSTAKEISTKSGIPYNRVYDTISSLKLRGFVTEIEGTPKVYAAYSPRIAFFRFKKELEDIMKKLEIELNNVKKEEQRPAIWRSRSFDEAIEMFRESLYSAKNEVIVVTPSEFFETIREDLIKTLERGVTVSLYIDKIPDLSEFKGKGNFFVRQFYKLNHLIGMTDGKEVVTIQNATFDSIGPPSFKSTYPEIIFSQYSLIIEIFKESTLEKEIIGNPKDIRFFAMFHAVDFVKNHLKNRNIYAEITGKNLESGRLETLTGRVVGYTLSLREAVNNIHLETENGVVKVGGMFAVIEDYESTEIKFIMG from the coding sequence ATGGAGATTCCCCCAGAAATTTCACATGCTTTGAGTGAGATTGGATTTACAAAGTATGAAATCCTCACTTACTGGACTCTCTTGGTTTATGGGCCCAGTACTGCGAAGGAAATATCCACAAAAAGCGGGATTCCATACAACAGGGTCTATGATACAATATCCTCCTTAAAACTTAGAGGATTTGTGACTGAAATTGAAGGGACACCAAAGGTATACGCTGCCTACTCACCAAGAATAGCATTTTTCAGGTTCAAAAAAGAACTCGAAGACATAATGAAAAAGCTCGAAATTGAGCTTAATAATGTAAAAAAGGAAGAACAGAGACCTGCAATATGGAGGAGCAGGAGTTTTGACGAAGCCATTGAGATGTTCAGAGAGTCACTCTATTCAGCTAAAAATGAGGTTATAGTAGTTACTCCAAGCGAATTCTTTGAAACAATAAGAGAAGATTTGATCAAAACTCTCGAGAGAGGTGTAACGGTGTCCCTCTATATCGACAAAATCCCGGATCTATCAGAGTTCAAAGGGAAAGGGAATTTCTTTGTTAGGCAGTTCTACAAGCTGAACCACTTAATAGGCATGACTGATGGAAAAGAGGTAGTCACAATTCAGAATGCCACTTTTGACTCTATTGGACCTCCTTCATTTAAGTCCACTTATCCTGAGATAATATTCTCCCAATACAGTCTCATAATAGAAATTTTCAAGGAATCCACACTCGAAAAAGAGATTATCGGCAATCCAAAAGATATTAGATTCTTCGCTATGTTTCATGCAGTAGACTTTGTTAAAAATCACTTAAAAAACAGAAACATCTATGCTGAGATAACTGGAAAAAACTTGGAGTCAGGCAGATTAGAAACCCTTACCGGAAGGGTTGTAGGATACACACTCTCTCTCAGGGAAGCCGTTAACAATATCCATCTCGAAACTGAAAACGGGGTTGTAAAGGTTGGAGGCATGTTTGCGGTTATTGAAGATTATGAAAGTACTGAAATAAAATTCATTATGGGGTGA